Part of the Actinomyces howellii genome, CATCGACCTGCGGCAGGCCCGTCGGCCCGCCTTGTCTCGGGGTCGTGCCTCGACGTCCTCGATGTCCGAGCGCCGGTTCCCCCAGCGCGCCCCCACCGTCCCCGACCTCGACCGGTCGAGTGAGCTTCGACCGGTCATGTAAATGTCGACCGTCTGTGTGACAGCAATAGCCCGGTCGAGGTTTACATGACCGGTCGAGGTTTACATGACCGGTCGGGGGGAACGGGTCGCGCCCAACCGCCAGGGGGCACGTGGTCCCGGACAGGGCGATACCCACCCGCAGCCCGTGAGATCAGTCTTCTCGATGGTTGCTTCCACGGGGCGGTTGTGGGTGGTCGGTGAGTTCGGGGTGGAGGCGTCGAGGGGCGGCCGGCGCGATGACGGCGTCGAGGGTGGCCGGCGAGGTGGTGGTGGTCGGGCGAGCATGTCGCGCGGGACCTCGCGCTCGTCGTCGGTGGCTGAGTCCGGGGCTCGGCCTCGTGCGTACGGGCCCGGGCCCCCGCCCCACCCCACCCCACCCCGTGGAATCAATCAACTAGAGTCGAGGCGTGAGTATCTCAGGACAGGAGAGCACCCACCCCGGGCCCCTGCGCAGGCTCGTCACGGTCCCGGTCACCGGCTCGACCAACACCGACCTGCGTGCCGAGCTCGCGGGCCCGGACGGGCTCGTATGTCCCGGCAGCGCCGCACGGTGGCCGCACCTGTCGGCCCTGCGCGCCCTCAGCCAGACCTCGGGACGTGGTCGCGCCGGCCGTAGCTGGACGACGCCGCCCTGCGGGGCCCTGACCGTCTCCTTCGTCCTCAGGCCGCTCGTCCCGCTCGACCGGCTGGGCTGGCTGCCGCTGCTCACCGGCCTGGCGGTCCGCCGGGCCCTGGAGCCGTGGCTCGAGGGCACCGGCTGGACAGCGCGGACCAAGTGGCCCAATGACGTCGTCGTCACCGGGCCGCCCTCGGTGCCCGTCGTGCCCGGCTGGGGACGCAGCCGCAAGATCGCGGGAGTCCTCACCGAGCTCCTTCCCGCCCAGGCGGCGCCCCCGGCGCCAGGCGCCGCTCCCACCGACCGGGACCGGGCTCCGGCGGTCATCGTGGGTGTCGGGGTCAACGTCGCCCAGGCGGCCCAGGTGCTGCCCGTGCCCTGGGCGGCGTCCCTGGCGGGTCTCGGCGCACCCATGGGAGACGCCGACCCCGACCAGGCCGCGGGCGAGGTGCTCGAGGCCGTGGCCGTCCAGCTCGCGGAGCTCGTCGAGCGCTGGGAGGCCCTGGGTGGCGACCCCGACTCCAAGAACCTGGAGCGTCCCGACAGCCCCGGGCGCCCCGACAGCCCCGGGCACCCCGACAGCCCCGGGCGCCCCGACAGCCCCGGGCGTCCCGACGGTCCTGGCGGAGCCGGCCGGGCCGGCGGTCTGGGCGCCGAGCTGCGCGAGGCCTGCCTGTCCCTCGGCGCGGAGCTGCGGGTGAGCACCCCCGCTGGCGAGGTCGTGGGCACAGGGGTCGACCTCACGCCCGGCCTCGTCGTGCGCACCTCGACCCCCCAGGGCCCCCACGACGTCGTCGTCACAGTCGGCGACGTCCTCCACGCCCGCCTCGAGCCCGGCGGGGAGGACGCGCCCGGACCGGCGTGACCCCGCCGCCCTCCTGGCTCCGGGACTCGTCCGGTAGCCGCGGGGCGGTCAGGCAGAGCCTTCCTCTGTGAGGTGCGCTACTCTTGCGCGCGTGAGAGAAGATGCGACCTCCGACGAGCCAGGTCCCGGGAGCGCTGAGCCCACCGGGAGCGCTGAGCCCACCGGGAGCGCTGAGCCTGCCGGGGGGATGGCCGAGCCGGCCTCCCGGGACGTCAGCTGGTCGACGGTCGCCGGTCACGAGCGCCTCCTGCTGGACGGGGACCCCTCGCTGTGCCTGGCGGAGGTGGCCGAGAGGGCGGGGACCAGCCTGGCCCTGGCGCAGCGCTTCTGGCGGGCCATGGGCTTCGCGGACGTCGCCCCCGAGGAGGTGCGCTTCACCGAGCAGGACGTCACGGCGCTGCGCGAGGTGGCCGACCTCATCGACGACACCGACGACGGGCTGCTCGCCCCCGACACCCCCGGAGGAGGCCTGGCGGCGTCGAGCGTCATGGAGATCCTGCGCGCCCAGTCCTACACGATGGACCGTCTCGTGCTGTGGCAGCTGGAGACGCTCGTGGCCGACATCGCGCAGCGCCTCCACCTGGACGACACCTCGGCGCGGCTCGTGGCCCTCGACCACGTCGACGAGCTGGTCGGCTCCCTGTCCAGGCAGCTGACCTACGTGTGGCGCAGGCACCTGGCGGCGCTCATCGGCCGGACCGACTCCGAGGTGGCCGGCCGCGGCCGCGAGGAGGCCGGACCCGACCTCTACCCGCTGACCCGGTCGCTGGGCTTCGTCGACATCGTCGCCTTCACCCAGAGGGCCCAGAGGATGGGGCGCTCAGAGCTGTCGGCGATGCTCGAGGACTTCGAGGTCACCGCCCGCGACGTCGTGACCTCCCGCGGCGCCAGGGTCGTCAAGACCATCGGCGACGCGGTCATGTACATCTCCGACGACGTCACCGTCGCCGCGGACGTCGTCACCTCCCTGGTCGACGAGCTCCAGTCCGGCCCTGACACGATGCGCGTGCGGGCCAGCCTCGTCCAGGGGCGGGTCGTCTCGCGCTCCGGCGACGTCTTCGGCCCGCCGGTCAACCTGGCCTCCCGCCTCGTCGACACCGCCGAGCCAGGGGGGATCCGGATGGACGAGGCCACCGCCCTGGCGATCCGCACCGGCCCGCACGCCGAGCGCTACGTCGTGCGCCCCTGCCACGAGGTCGTCGCCAAGGGGCTGGGCAGCGTCGTGCCCTGGTCCCTGGCCCGCGCCTGAGCGGGGCGTTCCGCTGGGCGGACTCCGAGCGCGGGAGGATGGCGGCGGGCCCTCCAGTCGCCTACGATCCGAGATGTGACAACTGTGCTCCTCGTCGAAGACGACCCCGCCATCTCCGAGCCCCTCGCACGAGCCTTCGGACGGGAGGGATACGAGGTACGCGCCCACGGAACGGGCAAGGGCGCCCTGGAGGAGGTGTCCGGTGCGGACATCATCGTCCTGGACCTCGGTCTGCCCGATATCGACGGTCTTGACGTCGCCCGCCAGGTGCGCGCTCGGGGGCTGACCATCCCCATCCTCATGCTCACCGCCCGCAGCGAGGACACCGACCTCGTCGTCGGCCTGGACGCCGGGGCGGACGACTACGTCACCAAGCCCTTCCGCCTGGCCGAGCTGCTGGCGCGCGTGCGCGCCCAGGTGCGGCGCGCCTCCGGGGAGGCTGCCGAGGACGAGCTGCGCGCCGGGCAGATCCGTGTCGACGTCGCCGCGCACCGGGCCTTCATCGGCTCGCGCGAGCTCCAGCTGACGACCCGGGAGTTCGAGCTGCTGCGCGTGCTCGTGCGCGGCGCGGGTCAGGTCGTGGCCAGCGAGGACATCCTCAAGGAGGTGTGGGGAGAGGACCCCACCGGCAGCCTCCAGACCCTGGAGATGCACGCCACCTGGGTGCGTCGCAAGCTCGGGGACGACGTCGAGGCCCCGACCCTCCTGCTCGCCGACGACGGGGGCTACCGCATCAACGCCTGAGCGCGGGCGCCGGGCGGCGGGCCCGGGCCCCGACACCCCTCCCCGCCCCCGGGGCCGGGATGTCCTCGGTGGGACGGCGCGAGCACCGTCCCGCACCTGCAGAAGGGAGTCCTGGTGCGACGTCGTGCCATGGAGATGACGATGGCGGCGGTGGTCGTTGCCGTCGTCGTCCTGGGCGTGCCCCTGGGCGGGGCGTGGCTGAGCCTGGCCTTCGCCACCTCCCAGGACAGCGACGACCGCCTCGAGGTCGTCATCACGGTCGTCCTCATGGTCTTCGTCCTCACCGGCGTGGCCCTCCTGGCCGCCTACGTCGTCGCGGCGAAGGTCTCCCGCAGGATCTCTGCGCCCCTCATCTACCTCGCCGCCGAGGCCGAGCAGCTCGGCAGCGGACAGGTCCGCCCCCGGCTGCGACGCAGCGGCATCGAGGAGATCGACCTCGTCCAGGCCGAGCTCGTGCGCAGCGCCGAGCGCGTCGCCGGGCGCCTGGCCGCCGAGCGGCAGTTCGCCTCGGACGCCTCCCACCAGCTGCGCACGCCCCTGACCTCGCTCAGCCTGCGCCTGGAGGAGATCGAGCTCATGGCCACCGACGAGGAGGTGCGTGAGGAGGCCCGCGCCTGCATCGAGCAGGTCGAGCGCCTCACCGGGGTCGTCGAGGACCTCCTCCAGATCTCGCGCCGCACCGGGGGCGGGACCACCGAGGCACTCAACCTCTCCGACCTCTTCGCCCGCCAGCGTGACGAGTGGGCGCCCGCCTTCGCCGAGGCGGGCCGGTCCATCACCCTGACCGACGACATCGGCCTGCCGGTCCTGGCCAGCCCCGGCTCACTGGCCCAGGTGCTCGCCACCGTCATCGAGAACTCCCTGCGCTACGGTGCGGGCGCGACAACGGTGTCGGTGCGCTCGGCCAACGGCGGCCACGGCGTCTTCGTCGACGTCGCCGACGAGGGCCCGGGCGTCCCCGACGACCTGGCGCCCACCGTCTTCGAGCGCCACGTCTCGGGCCACGGGTCCACCGGGGTGGGCCTGGCCCTGGCCAAGGACCTCGTCGAGGCCGACGGCGGGCGTATCGAGCTGTCCCAGCGCCGTCCCGCGGTGTTCTCCATCCTGCTCAACGCCGTCCCCAAGTCTCTCGACCCGAACAACGTCCTGCCGCAGGGCGCCCTGGTCTCCGTGGGGCGCAGGCGTCGCTTCTGAGCGTCGCCTCACCGACACCTCACCGGACTCCGCCCGTCGGTGCGCCCCGGGGCGCCTGCCTCCCGGCGCGGTCGCCCAGGCGGCCTCGTGGCACCCGGCCCCCAGATGCGGAGCAGGGGACGCCCGCCAGAGCGGGCGTCCCCTGCGCACGGTGCCGTCAGGCTCGGGTGCTCAGCCGATCAGGCCTTCGTCGCGGCCTTGGCGTTGCGGGCCGAGAGCTTGGAACGGCCCCAGGCGACGAGCATCGGGGCGACCGACACGAAGACGATACCCAGGATCATGTAGTCGATGTTGTGCTGGATCCAGGTGACCCCGCCCAGGAAGTAGCCGAGCCAGACCAGGGCGAAGGCCCACACCGTGGCGCCCAGGACGTTGTAGAAGACGAAGTGCCGGTAGCTCATCTGGCCGACCCCCGCCATGACCGGGGTGAAGGTGCGCACGATCGGCACGAAGCGCGCCAGGGTGACGGCCTTGCCGCCGTGACGCTCGAAGAAGTCCCTCGTCTCGTCGACGTACTTCTGCTTGAACAGGCGGGAGTCCGGCTTGTTGAAGATGGCGGGGCCGGCCTTCTTGCCGATGACGTAGCCGGTCTGGTCGCCGACGATCGCGGCGACCCACATGAGCAGCGAGACGATCCAGATGTTGACCGGGACGCCGTCCGCGGGGCTCTTCTCCCCGATGTGGACGAACATCCCCAGCGTGAACAGCAGGGAGTCCCCGGGGAGGAAGAAGCCGATGAGCAGTCCGGTCTCGGCGAAGATGACGAGCATGACGGCCAGCACCGACCAGGGGCCGACCCAGCCGACGAAGGTCATGATCATGTTCGCCGGGTCAAGCCACTCCGGGCCGAGGGCAGGGGCGGGCATAGCGGGCATAGCGAGCAGTGCGGCGGGCAGCGCCCCGATGGGGGCCAGCGCCGAGGTCAGTACGGTCACCGCCCTAGGCTAAGGACTCCGACCGGGGGCGGACACAACGGAGATCACCCCCCGGGTGTGTGATCCGGCACGTCGGTGCGACACGAGTCCTGCCCGCGGTGTCGCGGTGTGAGCGGCGCTTCGGGTCGGAGGCGGGACACTGGTCAGGCCGGAGGCTCAGGGGCCTGCTCGACCTCGGAGCGGTCCTCGGGGCCAGAGGATCCGGTGAACACGACGTAGTGGTAGAACAGGAAGCGGAAGGCGGTCCCCAACCCGAAGCCGACGACGTAGGCGGCGATGTTGTCGGCCAGCGGCCCGGTCAGCCCCAGGACGTGATGGGTGAACAGCAGGCAGACCTGGGCGATGAAGATCCCGCCGACGTTGCCCACCGCGAAGAGGACCCCTTCCTTGGCGGTGTTGTCGCGTGTCCTGCCCCGGTAGGTCCACAGGCGGTTGACGGTCCAGGAGAAGAGCGTGGCGATCGTCGCCGAGAAGACGTTGGCGGAGTTCGGGTGCCCTGCCAGGAAGGCCAGCGGGCCGTGCTGCACGAGGTTGAACAGCCCGACGTCGATGACGAAGGCCATGCCTCCGACCGTCCCGAACTGGAGGAACTCACGGACCCACGCGACGAGCCGCTGGGTGGCCGTGGGGGCGCCACCGGGGGCCGCCGCGGCCGGAGCGCCCGGGAGGGCCTGTGCGGTCGCCGGGGCGGTGCCCTGGCCGGTGCCGGGGGCCGTGGACGGCGTGGAGGGTCGCGGAGTCACGACTGCGATCCTACGGAGGCTCGGGACGATGAGCCCGCAGCCAGGTGCCTGTGGGCGCGGTGGTGGGGACCACTGCCCATCATGCGCTCGGGCCCGGGGCGTTGCGTCGTGCAGCCGGGTGCCTCAGGTGCAGCGGGCTGGCCTCGTCGGGAGCCGACGCCTCCCAGGGGCTCACGGCACCCAGGTGACCGACACCGAACCGAGGTCCCACAGCCAGGAGACCCAGAAGAGCTGACCCACGACGCAGGCGGCGAGCAGGGTGGCGCGCCTGCGGGTCGTCGTGCTTGCCGCCAGCGCCCAGGCAACGGGGGTCAGGGGGATGAGGATGCGGAAGACCGAGGTCGTCGGGTCGAAGAAGGCGAGCAGGTAGAGGGTGTATCCCACGCACCAGAACCAGGCAGGCGCACCGAGGCGGCGCAGCGAGGGCGCCGTCAGCGCCAGAGCCGCCACGGCCAGGACGCCGAGCAGCAGCAGCGCCCCGAGGTGGTCACCGACCCACCACTGTGAACGGGTGAACCACGGGACGAAAGGAGCCAGGGAGCCATGCCGCCAGGCGGTCTCGGTGGCGGTGTAGGCGTCGGCCCGGCCGGTGACCGCCCAGGCGATGGCCGGCCAGGCCAGGGCGGCTGCGCCCGAGATGACGGTGAGCACGAGCAGCCCACGGCGTGCACGGGCCTCCAGCGGCTCCTCCCCGGGCAGCAGCACCCGCTGCCACCGGGCCGGCACCCAGCCGCGGGCGCATGCGCTGTCCCACATCCACCACAGGCCCAGGGCGGCGGTCAGGGGCACGCCGATGGGGCGGGCGAAGGCGGCCAGGACCGCGACCGGGGCCGCCAGCGCCATCGACCGCCGTCCCGCCAGGGCCAGGGCGGCCCCGGCCAGCAGCAGGCCGAGGGACTCGGCGTAGGGCAGCTGGAGGACGACCGCGCACGGTGCGCTCCAGGTCAGGGCCACCGCCCACAGCGAGGCGGTGCGGCCAGTGCGCGGGGCCAGCCACCAGTGGCTGACGAGGGCTGCCCCCGCTGAGGCGAGGACCGCCACGAGGCTGGCGCAGGCGTAGAAGGACCATCCGGTCCACCCCAGGGCCGCGGCCAGGAACGGCAGCATCGGCATGAAGGCCCAGGCGTTCTGGACGACGACCCCGTTGGAGTCGGTGGGCAGCACCGAGGGGTAGCCCTCTCGGTGGATCCGCTCGTACCAGCCCGAGTCCCAGAACGCGATGTGCTCGGTCCATCCCGGGCTCGCCTGGGCCCACACGGTCTGGGGGGTGTCGGCGGCACCCAGGCGCAGCACCGTGAAGGACAGGAGCGTCGCCGCGGCCCACACGGTCAGCACCTGCGCGGTGTCGGGCAGGCGCGCCAGGAGCCGGTCGGCCGGACCAGGCACCGGTGGGCGGGAGGACGGAGGCACCGGAGGTGCTGCCGGTGCCGCTGGTGCCGGCGGTGTCTGCGGTGCTGGTGCGCGGTCCTGGTGGGCTGGCTCTGGGATGGGCACGGCGCCCAGCCTACGGGCCCGGTAGCCTAGAGAGGTGAGCGCACCCATTGTTGCCGTCATCGGCGGCGGCCAGCTGGCCCGCATGATGCACGAGGAGGCGAGCGCGCTGGGTATCCACCTGCGAGCGCTTGTCGAGGCCCCTGACGGATCGGCCGCCCAGGTCGTCGTCGACGCGCCGGTGGGCGCCGCCGACGACGAGGCTGCAGTGCGCAGCCTCCTGAGGGGACGGGAGGGCCTGCCCGGCGGCGCGGGGGCGGCTGGTCAGGCCGAGGCCCTGACCTTCGAGCACGAGCACCAGGACGACGGGCTGCTGCGCGTCCTGGAGGCCGAGGGGGTCGCGGTGCGGCCCGGCCCCGGCGCGCTGGAGCTGGCCCGGGACAAGCTCGCCATGCGCCGGGCGATGGGCGAGGCCGGTCTGCCCCAGCCCGCCTGGGCGGAGGTCTGCGGGGACGTCGAGACGATGCGCGGGCTCATCACCGCCTTCGCGGCCGAGCATGGCTGGCCGGTGGTCCTCAAGACCCCGCGAGGCGGCTACGACGGCCACGGTGTGCTGCTCGTCGGCGGCCCCGATGAGCTCGACGCGCCCGAGGCGGCCTCATGGCTGGCCCAGACCGCCGCCGCCCGCGCTGTGGGCGTCCTTGACGCGCAGGACCGCGGTGCCCAGGACCGCGCCGACGACGAGGCCCCGGCGCGCGCCGGGGCCGGCGGGA contains:
- a CDS encoding biotin--[acetyl-CoA-carboxylase] ligase, whose protein sequence is MSISGQESTHPGPLRRLVTVPVTGSTNTDLRAELAGPDGLVCPGSAARWPHLSALRALSQTSGRGRAGRSWTTPPCGALTVSFVLRPLVPLDRLGWLPLLTGLAVRRALEPWLEGTGWTARTKWPNDVVVTGPPSVPVVPGWGRSRKIAGVLTELLPAQAAPPAPGAAPTDRDRAPAVIVGVGVNVAQAAQVLPVPWAASLAGLGAPMGDADPDQAAGEVLEAVAVQLAELVERWEALGGDPDSKNLERPDSPGRPDSPGHPDSPGRPDSPGRPDGPGGAGRAGGLGAELREACLSLGAELRVSTPAGEVVGTGVDLTPGLVVRTSTPQGPHDVVVTVGDVLHARLEPGGEDAPGPA
- a CDS encoding adenylate/guanylate cyclase domain-containing protein, with the protein product MAEPASRDVSWSTVAGHERLLLDGDPSLCLAEVAERAGTSLALAQRFWRAMGFADVAPEEVRFTEQDVTALREVADLIDDTDDGLLAPDTPGGGLAASSVMEILRAQSYTMDRLVLWQLETLVADIAQRLHLDDTSARLVALDHVDELVGSLSRQLTYVWRRHLAALIGRTDSEVAGRGREEAGPDLYPLTRSLGFVDIVAFTQRAQRMGRSELSAMLEDFEVTARDVVTSRGARVVKTIGDAVMYISDDVTVAADVVTSLVDELQSGPDTMRVRASLVQGRVVSRSGDVFGPPVNLASRLVDTAEPGGIRMDEATALAIRTGPHAERYVVRPCHEVVAKGLGSVVPWSLARA
- a CDS encoding response regulator transcription factor; translated protein: MTTVLLVEDDPAISEPLARAFGREGYEVRAHGTGKGALEEVSGADIIVLDLGLPDIDGLDVARQVRARGLTIPILMLTARSEDTDLVVGLDAGADDYVTKPFRLAELLARVRAQVRRASGEAAEDELRAGQIRVDVAAHRAFIGSRELQLTTREFELLRVLVRGAGQVVASEDILKEVWGEDPTGSLQTLEMHATWVRRKLGDDVEAPTLLLADDGGYRINA
- a CDS encoding sensor histidine kinase → MRRRAMEMTMAAVVVAVVVLGVPLGGAWLSLAFATSQDSDDRLEVVITVVLMVFVLTGVALLAAYVVAAKVSRRISAPLIYLAAEAEQLGSGQVRPRLRRSGIEEIDLVQAELVRSAERVAGRLAAERQFASDASHQLRTPLTSLSLRLEEIELMATDEEVREEARACIEQVERLTGVVEDLLQISRRTGGGTTEALNLSDLFARQRDEWAPAFAEAGRSITLTDDIGLPVLASPGSLAQVLATVIENSLRYGAGATTVSVRSANGGHGVFVDVADEGPGVPDDLAPTVFERHVSGHGSTGVGLALAKDLVEADGGRIELSQRRPAVFSILLNAVPKSLDPNNVLPQGALVSVGRRRRF
- a CDS encoding VTT domain-containing protein, giving the protein MTVLTSALAPIGALPAALLAMPAMPAPALGPEWLDPANMIMTFVGWVGPWSVLAVMLVIFAETGLLIGFFLPGDSLLFTLGMFVHIGEKSPADGVPVNIWIVSLLMWVAAIVGDQTGYVIGKKAGPAIFNKPDSRLFKQKYVDETRDFFERHGGKAVTLARFVPIVRTFTPVMAGVGQMSYRHFVFYNVLGATVWAFALVWLGYFLGGVTWIQHNIDYMILGIVFVSVAPMLVAWGRSKLSARNAKAATKA
- a CDS encoding GtrA family protein, giving the protein MTPRPSTPSTAPGTGQGTAPATAQALPGAPAAAAPGGAPTATQRLVAWVREFLQFGTVGGMAFVIDVGLFNLVQHGPLAFLAGHPNSANVFSATIATLFSWTVNRLWTYRGRTRDNTAKEGVLFAVGNVGGIFIAQVCLLFTHHVLGLTGPLADNIAAYVVGFGLGTAFRFLFYHYVVFTGSSGPEDRSEVEQAPEPPA